A genomic region of Leptotrichia hofstadii contains the following coding sequences:
- a CDS encoding EutP/PduV family microcompartment system protein, whose amino-acid sequence MKRILLIGKSMCGKTTLTQRIHGLDIKYEKTQMLTYSNDILDTPGEYMENRMLYKALIVSSYDCDVIGMVQACDEEHNVFPPGFSTAFTKPVIGIVTKSDLGGDVKKACEILENAGAEQVFVVSSYENEGIEELVKYLEDASE is encoded by the coding sequence TTGAAAAGAATACTTTTAATAGGGAAATCCATGTGCGGTAAAACAACACTGACTCAGAGAATACATGGACTGGATATAAAATATGAAAAAACTCAAATGTTAACGTATTCTAACGACATACTTGACACTCCAGGCGAATATATGGAAAATAGAATGCTTTACAAAGCGCTGATTGTAAGCTCGTATGATTGTGATGTTATCGGAATGGTACAAGCGTGTGACGAAGAGCATAATGTGTTTCCGCCAGGATTTTCGACAGCTTTTACAAAGCCTGTAATTGGAATTGTAACTAAATCTGATTTGGGCGGAGATGTGAAAAAGGCTTGTGAAATATTGGAAAATGCAGGAGCTGAACAAGTTTTTGTTGTAAGTTCTTATGAAAACGAAGGAATTGAGGAGCTTGTAAAATATTTGGAAGATGCTTCCGAGTAG